The Bubalus kerabau isolate K-KA32 ecotype Philippines breed swamp buffalo chromosome X, PCC_UOA_SB_1v2, whole genome shotgun sequence genome has a segment encoding these proteins:
- the LOC129640210 gene encoding transcription factor SPT20 homolog: MQQALEQALDRAEYVIASAQQRPPKRKYSSSGEASLQEKLYDIYVEECEKQPEVTEELRSNVNLLEKLLRRESLPCLVINLYPGKQGYSLMLKGKHGSYSESIPLAYEEGELLEYLDAEELPPVLVDLLEKSAVNVFHQGCVIAEIRDYRQSSAGEPPRYQSRHILLRPTMQTLVCDVEAISSDDQNWTQEDKLLLESQLILATAEPLCLDPSVSVACIANRLLYNKQKLNTLPMKRSLKRFSAPALNRQQKLSHCPPPPELRILTSCKKIRESKTSEHHGLKTFKAGKCVDTWIQRPCNLAVPAQVDVQKYATGKKPVRYEEPQPTQEVLGDSAVGCEAAYQSQATRLTVRQPTDNSLAPGNGSENEATREREPCLPQPSTDDQFKSFLPRPQTDAARVVSRSEQLVQKSAQRPVQLSPSSSGSAHLRQPSPGTQSAQPRATSTQSSVPDWGARPPPPLKRRPWSLEKSSGSDSFTSQQAGSSQAHPSAGPAPQPPSLSQRSSVQLNRGSSLPAAAPSTTGTLQRTPDVQVTTISPGLKVIRLVGPFCCSQASGRGCAPRAPAPVGIQLGQRPAGSRLPNRRSTPPPLLPRPPPPPPRTIQVLLKNTSDLRPFALVELPRSSLVWSSQQQAPQQCVYQLVPQRAPQRPQPPAAQASGMWRPGAQTPRTQASGPRCLSAETPGPQGRSPQCPGLQAPGAQGVARPNTTIHAQPAVVVHLRRQQDSLQPRVPGLSPPGSVQSRPGLSISHHRIQASLAPCRPIYWRVVRCPVAAAPTAPTVLPPRGPNPGSQTAGTPEGGPPATPKP; the protein is encoded by the coding sequence ATGCAGCAGGCTCTAGAGCAAGCTTTGGATCGTGCGGAGTATGTCATTGCAAGTGCCCAACAAAGACCTCCAAAAAGGAAATACTCATCGAGCGGAGAGGCGTCTCTCCAGGAAAAACTGTATGACATTTATGTTGAAGAATGTGAAAAACAGCCTGAGGTTACGGAGGAATTAAGAAGCAACGTGAACCTGTTAGAGAAGCTTCTTAGGAGAGAGTCGTTGCCCTGTTTGGTGATCAACCTGTACCCAGGAAAGCAGGGCTATTCCCTGATGCTCAAAGGGAAACATGGATCATATTCAGAGAGCATTCCACTGGCTTATGAAGAAGGGGAACTGCTTGAATACTTGGATGCAGAAGAATTACCTCCTGTATTGGTGGATCTCCTGGAAAAGTCTGCGGTTAACGTTTTTCATCAGGGGTGTGTCATAGCAGAGATACGGGACTACAGGCAGTCCAGTGCCGGGGAACCTCCACGTTACCAAAGCAGGCATATTCTCTTACGTCCCACCATGCAGACTTTAGTCTGTGATGTAGAGGCCATATCCAGTGATGACCAGAACTGGACCCAGGAGGATAAACTTTTGCTTGAGAGCCAACTGATCTTAGCTACAGCGGAACCACTGTGTCTAGACCCTTCTGTATCAGTagcctgcattgcaaacagactGCTCTATAACAAACAAAAGCTAAACACTCTTCCCATGAAAAGGAGCCTCAAGAGGTTTTCGGCGCCTGCTTTGAATCGGCAACAGAAGCTGTCCCATTGTCCACCTCCTCCTGAGCTAAGAATCCTGACTTCTtgcaaaaaaataagagaaagtaaAACAAGTGAGCATCATGGCCTTAAGACTTTTAAAGCAGGCAAGTGTGTAGATACGTGGATACAGAGACCCTGTAACTTGGCTGTCCCTGCTCAAGTGGATGTGCAGAAATATGCTACAGGGAAGAAGCCTGTCAGATATGAGGAGCCACAACCAACCCAGGAGGTACTAGGTGATTCTGCAGTTGGATGTGAGGCTGCCTACCAATCCCAGGCAACAAGGTTAACCGTCAGGCAGCCAACTGATAATTCACTTGCCCCTGGAAATGGGTCTGAGAACGAAGCCACAAGGGAGAGAGAGCCGTGTCTGCCCCAGCCCTCCACAGATGACCAGTTCAAGAGTTTCCTGCCCAGGCCACAGACTGATGCTGCGAGAGTGGTCAGTCGATCCGAGCAACTGGTCCAGAAGAGCGCCCAGCGTCCAGTGCAGCTGTCACCCAGCTCCAGTGGCTCAGCCCATCTCAGGCAGCCTTCTCCAGGGACACAGTCAGCACAGCCTAGGGCCACGTCCACCCAGTCCTCAGTGCCAGACTGGGGAGCCAGACCTCCACCCCCACTCAAGAGACGTCCCTGGAGCCTAGAGAAGAGCTCCGGCAGTGACAGCTTTACCTCACAGCAGGCGGGCAGCTCTCAGGCCCATCCATCTGCTGGCCCTGCTCCTCAGCCACCCAGTCTTTCCCAGAGATCGTCTGTGCAGCTGAACAGAGGTAGCTCCCTTCCTGCGGCCGCCCCGTCCACCACAGGCACGTTACAAAGAACCCCGGACGTCCAGGTCACGACCATCTCCCCTGGCCTGAAGGTCATCAGACTAGTGGGCCCCTTTTGCTGTAGCCAGGCCTCAGGGAGAGGGTGTGCCCCTAGGGCCCCCGCTCCTGTGGGGATCCAGCTGGGCCAGCGGCCCGCAGGATCTCGGCTACCGAACCGGAGGTCCACGCCACCGCCGCTGCTTCCtcgtcctcctccccctcctcccagaaCCATTCAGGTGCTTTTGAAAAACACTTCAGACCTCAGGCCCTTTGCTCTGGTGGAGCTCCCCCGCAGTTCACTGGTCTGGAGCAGCCAGCAGCAAGCCCCGCAGCAGTGTGTCTACCAGCTGGTTCCCCAGCGGGCCCCGCAACGGCCTCAGCCGCCAGCGGCCCAGGCTTCAGGCATGTGGCGTCCAGGGGCACAGACCCCACGAACACAAGCCTCAGGGCCACGGTGTCTGAGCGCAGAGACCCCAGGGCCACAGGGTCGAAGTCCACAGTGTCCGGGTTTACAGGCTCCAGGGGCACAGGGTGTTGCCCGGCCCAACACCACCATCCACGCCCAGCCAGCAGTGGTGGTTCACCTCCGACGGCAGCAGGACTCCCTGCAGCCCAGGGTGCCCGGGTTGtctccaccaggctctgtccagaGCCGCCCGGGGCTGAGCATCTCGCATCACAGGATCCAGGCCTCACTGGCCCCGTGCCGGCCGATTTACTGGAGGGTGGTGCGGTGCCCAGTGGCTGCAGCCCCCACAGCCCCCACCGTGCTGCCCCCTCGGGGCCCCAATCCAGGCAGCCAGACGGCAGGGACCCCCGAGGGAGGCCCCCCAGCCACCCCCAAGCCCTGA